Below is a genomic region from Xiphophorus couchianus chromosome 9, X_couchianus-1.0, whole genome shotgun sequence.
TGTTAGTCTGTTCTTCTTCTGTAAATGATAATTAGTGGTTTATATTGGTATTATTCGACGCCGTCTAGCCAAAGCAATTGTTTACACCAGGAAGCTAACCCTGCTAGCTTgcgttagcatgctaactacGAGACGCTGAATGGAAGATGACATGGTATTATCACCATATTATGAGCGCATTCTTTTCTCTGTCATTTTATGAGAGCTTCCCGTGTGGATTCGTGACAGCCCGAAAGCTTTTGTGATGTAGTTAGCCCGTTAGCTGCTGAGGTTTTGTGCTACATAGTTTGCGGCGCTGCAGTCATTTCCGTGTGACACGTCTGTCCATCAGTCAGCATGACAAAGTCCTGTCCGTTTGGAAACATGATGATAATGCGAGAGCAGTACAAGCGGAACGTTATCCTgctctagtaaaaaaaaataatatttacacacagtcgtttttcttttgcattagAAGTTTAGCTGCGTCCTTATCCTGAAAGTGAGCTGCATGGGCTGAGAGATGAGAACAATGTCAAAGCTCATACCGCAGTCCACCGAAAAGCTTCCCCTCTATACTACTGAAGTTAGTTTTGTGAGGTCAAAATAAGGGGCAAAGCAACGCTGGGGTTGTTCTTGTTGATAGACTACTTTCAACTTTTATTACAAATACATGCAACTTTTCTAAACGACTTTGCAGATACAGTAGAAGAATTTGAAGACAGTATAAtccaaaaaaagatgaaaattcCCAAGATGTCCATCAGGAATTCAGGAAAGTCTATCGAGAACAATTTCGGAGAAGAGAGATTACCACTGAGGCATAAAAAGGTAGGTAGCCTGTATAAACTGGCTGATTTGTATTGCATCAGATGTTTTTGTAGATGACTAATTCATGTATTTATACCAGGTCATTTAATAGAAACAAGAGCATAGTTTTGTCCTTATTATGCACTTCCAGTATAAACCTATAAGTCTTAAAGCattaagataataaaatatgagAACTATTAGTCAGATTATAGTTAATTATCACTCTTTACTTCACCTAATCAGTTTTTAAGTCATGGCTgatgtttacatatttgacATTGCCATGTATAATTGTCTTGTCTTTCTTCCATTTGtcttttgattatttaatattacatttccATAAACTTGGCTGACATCCAAAATCCCCTACTCTATTTTTACCATATGCTGGATTAACACAAATTCAGCACTCTGGACAGCTGCCCTTTCACCGGCAAATCCGCTGAGCGGCTCATCACAGAACTCGGTGACTCCTCTCCTCTGGTCCTACTGAGATCTGCagtcaaaacaaacagattgcAGGCTCTTCCATGTCTCTGTATAGGCTGATGtggatttatcatttttcttataCGTCCTATGTagtaaattacattaaaaccttaatttcacaaaagtattttatgtttctagGCCTGACCACATTGGAAAATACAATATACCTTTTTTTATTggctaagattttttttaaagaaatgttttaattctgtCAATTTTATGGGATTTTGGAAAAGTGGAAATTCATAACAAATGTCATCTCGAGgcactttatgaaaaaaaaaattctcatgtTACCTACTGGACTTCTTGAGGAAGCTAAGATCCTTTTGaggtttgcagcaagatgctgcatATCTTCTgtaagtctgttgttgagagcaTCATCTCTTCTGCTGTCATCTGTTGAGAatcctggttctgttctggttctgttctcaGAGTGACTCTGGAACCTCTGGAAATGATTATGCAACAaaggattttacataaaatcaagaaaagtatggacaaccctgaccacCCTCTTTATGAGACTGTCTTAGAAAAACAGAGTAAagctgttgtaaaagaatattttagtaatcgagtactcTATAGATCAGTTTTACGATTAATCAAGTAATCCTCTCTCTCTCGTcctgcgctaaataataaaacacaatttaatgaAGCTTTGAGGTAGATAAATTTTTCTCGAGGAGTTTCAATAATCGAGGTACTTGAATCATTCGAGAAATCGTTACAGCCCTGAAACAGAGCGTCTTTAggcagaggcttcttcaaattcaccTCAATACAAACCGCTACAGGAGGtctttcctgcccacagccatcacaCCATCtgcaataactctttgaagaatattgagttacaataacatttaatttccctttgggatcaataaagtattttgaattttgactaTAAACACCTGATATGTAGTTGAGTGACTAGGATGCTAAATCACAGGGAGATCAGTGGGGACAAAATGGTGATGGAAAACATAGAGGAGGGAGAAAAATCTggacaatcaaaacaaaatacaaaacaaatatattgcAGAGTCAGGATTTTCTAAAATCATCCATCTCTAGTATAACCCAGTTCTTATATCGGACCTGACCTCTGAGTGTTAGGATTGCACTTGTGTCATTACAGTTTCATATCTATCATGCTCAGTTTGCCTTTGGTCGCAGTTGAAATGTCCTGTATCTGTCCCATGCCTTTTCTAACCTGCTATTTCGTGTAGGCCCTGCCTCAAGACCATGGAAAGCCTCTCTCTAACTCCTCTAAGAGCCTCGCCGCAGTAGTGGCTCGCCTGGAAAGAAATGCTGCCAACTCCTATATGGAAGGTGAAGAGGACTTGGATGAGGATCGGTTAGCCGAGGAGGGAGAGGACGCAGATGACGAAGAGGAAGAAATGGAGGCAGAGCATCggcaacatcatcatcatcaccatcatcatcatcaccagcagcagcaacatttgGAGGTGGACACGCATTGTGTGTCGGAGGTAGTGGCGGCAGTCGTTCCGAGGGTTCTGTACGAGGAGCTGGTTCACAGCTacaggcagcaggaggaggagatgagGAGACTGCAGCAGGAGCTGGAGAGAACCCGCAGGCAGCTGGTGCAGCAGGCCAAGAAGCTGAAGGAATACGGCAGCTTGCTGACAGAAGTCAAAGAACTGAGGGACTTCAACAGGAGGCTGCAGGATGTACTCCTCATGAGACTGGGCAGCGGTGAGAAAACAAGAGCATGTGCTCAGACACACAGTCGTCCACAACATGTGGTACtctgatgatttttgtttttgtcagtaaaGTTAACGCAGCTGTTATTGgaaattttctgtcaaactcAGACGAATACATTCTTAGTTTGTGTTGAGAAGCCAATTCTGGCTTTTAAGGCATATGATGGATGTGTGTGCAGTTTGGTTTGTTCTGCAGGAAGGTACTGGCAGTCTGATAAGTTTTCAGCTTGATTTGgggaattaaaaataaatgtactcgATAACACAAAGACATTAACAAGGACCAGAAGAAAaagtatctgaaaagaaaataatgctgTCTGCATGTCAGAATAGAAGTTCTTTATATCCCAAAAATGAATGGATTTTGGATTCTATTTTGATAAACATTTGCTTACTATTAGTCAGCAATACATTATTTTCTGATTGGATAGAAGATGGACATCTCTGAAAAATAAGATGATGTACCTGGGGTATCATTGTGGAAAGAACAAGTTATTTTCCAACTAAAAATGTCatgtaaaaaattattcataccctttgCAAAAATCACTGTAAAAGCCTTTATTAGCCATTACATTAACTAAAGCCCTAATTACTGACCAGCTTTTTGTAGGTCTCCATTATTATCTTTGACCATTAATCTTTTTCAATGAGCTCCAAGTCTCTAATTTTTAGCccctttcacatttttcttattgGAATACTTTTTTCTCAGCTAACAGTTTCTTCACCACTTAAGCTTTGTGTTTTGGGTCGCTCTTATGATGAAACATCCACTGGTCCCCAAGACAAAGCTTCTTTGCAGACtagctgatgatgatgatgatgttgttgAAGTAGTCTTcctttttatgatgttttactTTGGTTAGATTCCTATTTGCTGAAAAACACACTCAACGTTTCGTGTTCCCACCACCAAGCTTGACCAAGCTTGTTTCTTGGGTTTGATTACTTCTTCTTTGTCAAGGCTATGTTATTGTGTACagacaataatatttttgcttcatctgACTATAAAAAAAGGCCCAGCAGAGTTTTGTGTTGCTCACTCAGAGAACCAGGATCCTCTTTGGTCTGTTGCTATGGAGTCCAGCAGCATGCAGTATCTGCTTGGTGTCTGTTCTGAGATGTTGCCACTGCTTTGGCCCACATCCTTCTGAAGGCCTGTGACAGTGGTGCAGCGTGGTAATTTTTTACACTGTGGCCACTGTACTGTACATACACAGTCCTTTGAGTGGTGAGCAGCCACAGGTCCTCACTGAGCCACTGCAGAGAAATGGTGTTTGAAGAAAACAGCTGTTCCTAAAATGCCGTGTAATTACTGAGCTTTAGAACAACAAAGACTATTCAGAGTTGCGTAGAACATTTTCATACACACTCACAATGTGCAGTGGTTATGAATACTTTCAGCCatgctctctttttttatgaaaaatataagTCAAACTTCTAAATTAAATCTTGCTGTAATTTACTGCATATTGTAATATTACATTTGAACGAGCATCTACATTATTTCcagtcagaaagaaaacatgttggtcAAGTTAAGATTACGTTAAATCTAAATCTGGCCAAGgtttgaaaaatttgttttagctgTAAGTATTTACAGCACACAAACTGTGCTGTAAATACACAGCATTTACAGCACAGGCTGTGCTGTAGGTTGTGCTGTAGGTTGTTGAAGGGTCTGCTCTAACCGTGACAAACAGCATGTGAAGGCATGGAAAGAAAGAACTGGCTATTGAGAAATTATTGAAAAGCAGCACTCatccatttaaaatacatttaaaaaaacatcattaatttgtattttgttttatttgttacaaaACATTCAAGAATCCCGTAGTTGTCAAGCTGAGACTTCAATAAGTTGATTCACTTAGGTTTGAATATTTGCTATTTACCTCTGAATGACATTTAGTTGAGtgaaaaactaacttaaaaaataGACGTTTCAAATagattttgtttgaattatCACAAGCCCGTACAGGGCCCTTCTTTAAGTTTTAAGTGAAGTATTTATGTAAGATAAGACTTGCaccaaaagattttaaaatatacttgcAGTAGAGATATTAGTGGTGTCATAAAGCAGTGTGCAAAGCTAAGCTGGTGTTTAGATTAGACTCCCTGCATATGCAAACAGAAGCTGGTTGGACCATCTAATGGTTTGGCTACAGATTAGAGCACCCTGGGAGTCTGTCAGTCCGGGAATAAAGTGCATCATTGACTGATATTAAAACTCATCAGCTGCAGTGGAGCTTAGTGTGGCGTGGCCAGCTACCAGCACAGCTTAGCTACTGTGTCAGGCCACGGggtaaaccaaaacaaaaacaggaaacaaacaaacgcGCTGTACCAAAACTTCTTtctttatatgtttatattcaCATATACTAACCATCAGGAAATGGCTGATGGCTGGAAATGAAGATCCAGTGATTGTTTCTGTGGTGTTGAATGTCACCTTTGTCTCCTAGAGCCTATGCACGACAATGGCACTCAGACAATCAAGGCTGAAGTGGTCGAACCTATAGTTGAGGCCCAGGAGACATGCAGGGAAGAAGCTAACACAAGTTCAAGCTATTCGCCCTCACCCAGAACTGTGTACACCTGCAACGATGGGAAGGTGAGTCCGACTGGGccaaaagtttatttcagcaCTTTAATCTTCACCTTGGTGCCACTTGTaaagatttatattttcatctAATCATAAATTAAACTAATCTTTTACAAGGAATTAGAATGTTCTGTGTAAAACTTCTAGTTTTTTGTTGCCTGCTCATCTGTCCCCTACATTCATCATTTGGAACTAGGAAGACGTTGTAGAAGCAGTGACATGTTCTTTAGTAAGATAATTAAACCCATCTGAATAAGAATATACttgcataaataatttatttaatttatcatttagcaaatatgtattaagaaatattctataaatagaatatttcatatttgtgaTATAGTGTACATTTATGAGCGTGTTATTCATGAATTtaaccaatcaaagccagagGCTGAAGCTGATATGACTCTAGTGAAGCTACTTGGTGTGAAGTGGACTTACTCTGCTGATATGCATTTAGATGTTATGTGGAGCCCTGCAGAAAATTATCAATAAGATTACTTAAGAGATACTGAATTAATAGGATTATtcagaatttaattaaaatttagaTCTAATTAgtataaatttgattaattgtgaataaattcttttttttaggttgatttatttagttttagtttacaTTTGGATAATTTTGCACTTTAAAAGTCTGACTTCAATGAAGCCGTGGTAAAGTTGAACATGACTCTAACTACCCCTAAGAACTTTCCCTTCTTGATTTGGTATTCTTGCCCATTTGCTTGTGCGTGACCGTAGAAAGTGGGCTGACTTCTGCAGGAAACGCTGCATTCCCTGttaacaaccacaaactgtgCAACATGCTGTCGTCGCTGATCAGTCCTTTCCCCTTTGCTGCCCTGTCCTAGCAGGTAAACAAGGTTGAGAAGATTATTATTGTTCCTGCAAGCCCAGCCAGCATCATCAGTGTTTATTACCCTGTTAGGGTTCTTTACTTCCCCCCCTGCTGTAACTCAACCAGCCGCCCTGTCTCTGATGATGGGAGGGGAAGAACGAGGGGGGCACTACAAGCTCTTGGGTCCGTGGCCACTTGAAGCGTGAAGAACACTTGCAAATTAGAACGCTCCTACATCAGGGAACCcatattaattatttgcacGAGAAGACTTTAAAGTGACTGACAGGTTAGACCTAGTGAGAGTGCAAAGGGAGGTTaggaaaggaaaggaggagGGATAGATGGTGAGAAAGAGATAAACGAGAGCAAAAGGGCTGGGAGGATGAAAACATGCTTGTCTAACTTAAGGCCAGTAAAAAGCTTGTCTGCTGGCTTGCAGCCTAAAGCACATTAGCCTCAGAGGGAAAAGCTTTTTGGACTCTGGCCTAAAGACTTTACAGCGATAAGAGAATAGAGAAGGAAAACAGACACACATTTGCCCCCTGCTGCATTAGCTCACCTTTAAGACCAAGTCAGTCCCCCTAGCCTGGCAATCGGCTTTCACTGTTTTGCAGCGATTTATTCAATGTTCACTCACATTGTGTGGAGAGCGACAGGCTAAGTGATATTGTAGGTAATCAAAGCTGCGACCTGAGTTTGCTTACTTTATAGCAGGTGAAATTGGCCTCCCTTTAAAACAGTCTGGTCTAAGTGGATACATTACCTACAGCAACTTTAGTGCTGCACAGATCAAGTAGCAGAACTCCTAAAACATTTAGTATTGACTTGATGTTGTTGTTCACTGTTTCTAATTCAAGTTCTATGTGGGCCTCACAATATTTATAGTGTAATTGTAAAGGTTTTGATTCACTGTTTGGTTTAATCTGCACGTTATTGCATGCTCACAACAATGAGATAAtaaatttaaagtcattttgacAAAGAAATAATGCTAAAAGTTTGTTCCTACATTAAACAGAAGAGGCAGTTGTACCCAACTATGTGTCAGAATGACAACAATGTTCAAACAGTAAATGGGTcactgtttagtttttgttttgactggctgcaataaataaaaccaaaaaaataatataataaaataatttaaaaaacgtTGTTTCAGTGTTTAGAAAATTAGGTTTTAAATTTGGCAACATATAACAGATGAGATGCATGTTTTACTAGTTTAAAGGTGTTTATTTGTAGGTTAGACTTATTGTTTACAAGTCCCCCAGAGTTTTAAAGAAACTATTACGCTTTAAAACCATAACTAGCCTTCGATACGAGAGGCatatcataaaataaatgaagttgcTGATACTCTGGAAGCTCGACTGTATCACAGTGGATTTATTTGAGGCCGGCGTTTCAACATCAGCTCAGACTCTGCTCTCCAGGATTCTTCAGGGCTGATTTCTCTTAGTGGGATTAGTGCCAGTCGAAGAATTACAAACGAGTGTTGGTCCAACAACAGGACAACACACTTATCATCGCTGCTTCACTGGTCCATCTTGTTTAATGCTGTAACCTGAGCTGATACCAAACCCTTATAGATTTTAAATTGGTCACACATCCAGCCTTCAAGTTTCTCAGTATGAAGAAATACTTggaaactgctttttttttttaaacatatagTGTCTGTCAATGGCTgttgcagcattttctttttattttaaagaaaggtAAAAATCATTGCTAGACTgaagtgaggggaaaaaatgaagtgACATCTTTATAGGAACTGTAATGTTGGGCTCACATGGCTTTCTGCTGCAAATAGGCATAATAACATGTGTTGCCATAATGATCGTTAGCTTAAAGCAGCTTCAAGTATTCAAACCACTTaaaattttggacatttattcATGTCATAACTCAGCACTAAAATTTTTATgatagattaaaacaaaatagtaGGTTGTTATGAAATAAAGATAAAGTGATACAaggtttataaaacattttgcaaacaaaaattattCAGGCTCTCCGGATCAATACTTTGTATAACCAAGTTTTTACCTTGAAGAAAAGCTGGTGCAAATCTTTACAGAAAATTTCAAGCTCAGACGGATCAGATTTTATGCAGCTGCAAACATGAGTCTTTTCAACAGATTTGTAAACTGGTGTAGGTTTGGAGTTTGACACTGACACATACTTGACACTGTTTTCTTGTAGATTTGGTGTACAATATTTGTGGTAGCTGTTTGCCCCAGTCTCCATTCTTTTCCAGCCTCTAACacgttttcttccagaattgcTCTGCGTTTTAATACCATCCATTTTTCCGTCAACTCTGACCGGCATTCGTGTCCCTGCTAATGtccctgctaaagaaaaatatcccCCATAGcaagatgctgccaccaccttgttGTTTAATGAGAATCAAAGATTTGATGTGATTTTACAACTTAGCTCTGTTTAAAATTTCCCCATAAATTTATCCCTGACTTGTCTGTGTTCCTTGGTCGTCATGATGCTGTTTATCCCAGCAAACGTCTGAAATCTCCATAGTACAACTTTATTACTGATTAAGTGCTTTTTGAAGGCAGTTGGTTGTAGCAAATTTATTTAGGGTTATTGGTATAATGGGGCTGAAAACTAATGCATTTCAcgctttttagatttttatctgtaaCATTTGCATCCTTTTCTTTCCAGTGGAAATGTTTGAATACTTTGCTTGAAACTTTAAAACGTGCATCATAATtgtgtttgctatttttaattcTCCCATTCACccaaaaacaaacccaacatCACTGTAATTGCTACTGCTAATGACAATATTCATTCGTTGTTTACTTAAATCTGCTTTTTACATATGTTGTCTGCAGGTACATCTTGGGGGTGGGATCTGGGTGGAGGAAGAGAAATGGCACCAGCTTCAGAGGACCCAGGGAGATTCAAAGTTCACAAAGAACCTCGCTGTGATGATTTGGGGCACTGAAACCCTTAAAAACCGTAGTGTCACGGGTGTGGCcactaaaaagaagaaagacgCCCTGCCCAAACCTCCACTGTCACCCAGCAAGCTGAAAATAGTCAGAGGTAAGCTCAGTTAAAGTcttaactttaaatgttttaaagtaaatagGTGAGTACGTATTTAGCAGACATCAAAAATAAGATGAGCATCTTCTCATCGGATGCACTGACCCCCTTGACTCGCTCCTTCCCCAGAGTGTCTCTACGACAGAGTGTCTCAAGAAACGGCCGACAGCGCTGAGATCACGCAGAGATTGTCCAAAGTGAACAAATATATCTGTGAAAAGATAATGGACATCAACAAGTCCATCAAGAACGAGGAGCGACGGGAATCCAAGCTGCTAATCAGACAGACAGTCAAGATGGAGAACTTCACCTACGATGGCATATAGTGATCAACTGTCACGTCAGCGCCTTCTGCCCCGCGTGGCCCGCAGGATGTTTAGGGGACTTGCTATGGGAGGGTTGGGGACTGCTGTCACTGTTCCAGAAGCTGTCATATTTCTTTCACACAGGTCCTATCCCACCTCCCTATAGGTCGAGCATCACGCttatcatttcttttattgGCTGCCAGGCAGCTTTACCCACCAGTACATGAAATAGTTTGACATGAGCTGGAGtgagtgatttttttataaGCTTTACCATTGTTATGGAGGTGTGTGCATATGTGTTGAGAGAGCGAGGTTAGATATGATAGTTAATTTATTGTTCTGTGTCAGAACATCATTTTGAGTCCtggaacttttaaaaagtaagagaTTATT
It encodes:
- the bend5 gene encoding BEN domain-containing protein 5 isoform X1, translated to MYAFVRFFEDDMCYALPVSTIEDFRPLHRTDFDNQKVYLVHRTEENGCAGQPCEAQILALADTVEEFEDSIIQKKMKIPKMSIRNSGKSIENNFGEERLPLRHKKALPQDHGKPLSNSSKSLAAVVARLERNAANSYMEGEEDLDEDRLAEEGEDADDEEEEMEAEHRQHHHHHHHHHHQQQQHLEVDTHCVSEVVAAVVPRVLYEELVHSYRQQEEEMRRLQQELERTRRQLVQQAKKLKEYGSLLTEVKELRDFNRRLQDVLLMRLGSEPMHDNGTQTIKAEVVEPIVEAQETCREEANTSSSYSPSPRTVYTCNDGKVHLGGGIWVEEEKWHQLQRTQGDSKFTKNLAVMIWGTETLKNRSVTGVATKKKKDALPKPPLSPSKLKIVRECLYDRVSQETADSAEITQRLSKVNKYICEKIMDINKSIKNEERRESKLLIRQTVKMENFTYDGI
- the bend5 gene encoding BEN domain-containing protein 5 isoform X2; protein product: MKIPKMSIRNSGKSIENNFGEERLPLRHKKALPQDHGKPLSNSSKSLAAVVARLERNAANSYMEGEEDLDEDRLAEEGEDADDEEEEMEAEHRQHHHHHHHHHHQQQQHLEVDTHCVSEVVAAVVPRVLYEELVHSYRQQEEEMRRLQQELERTRRQLVQQAKKLKEYGSLLTEVKELRDFNRRLQDVLLMRLGSEPMHDNGTQTIKAEVVEPIVEAQETCREEANTSSSYSPSPRTVYTCNDGKVHLGGGIWVEEEKWHQLQRTQGDSKFTKNLAVMIWGTETLKNRSVTGVATKKKKDALPKPPLSPSKLKIVRECLYDRVSQETADSAEITQRLSKVNKYICEKIMDINKSIKNEERRESKLLIRQTVKMENFTYDGI